Proteins found in one Deltaproteobacteria bacterium genomic segment:
- a CDS encoding sodium:calcium antiporter, translating to MILIWLEFILCSAVIIYCGSKLSIYGDVIAEKTGLGRAWIGLVLMATVTSLPELITGISSVAIADVPNIALGDIMGSCVFNIFIIAIMDVLNGQKPIFSKAEHGHILSAGFGIILISLASISIMANANIPAIGHIGLYSPAIIVIYFIGIRGVFFFEKKRIKEFVGDMAQTIQYDHITTREAVVKYSINALFIIGAATWLPFIGDRLAEETGLGRSFVGTVFIALTTSLPEVVVSIAALKIGATDMAIANLFGSNIFNIFILAIDDIFYTKGLILAHVSMNHAVTGFMAVLMTGIAVVGLTYRLEKKAFLRLGWDAVAIIIAYLVNIYILYSLRGQG from the coding sequence ATGATTCTCATATGGCTTGAATTTATCCTCTGCTCTGCGGTGATTATTTACTGCGGGTCAAAACTATCCATATATGGTGATGTCATTGCTGAGAAGACGGGTCTTGGCAGGGCATGGATAGGTCTTGTCCTTATGGCAACAGTAACATCCCTGCCTGAGTTGATTACCGGTATCAGCTCTGTTGCCATTGCCGATGTGCCTAATATTGCCCTTGGCGATATAATGGGAAGTTGCGTTTTTAATATCTTCATCATTGCAATAATGGACGTCCTGAATGGTCAAAAACCAATATTCTCGAAGGCAGAGCATGGACATATTCTTTCAGCAGGGTTTGGCATCATACTCATCAGTCTTGCATCCATCTCTATAATGGCAAACGCAAATATACCTGCCATTGGCCACATCGGATTATATAGCCCTGCTATTATTGTGATTTACTTTATTGGGATAAGGGGCGTGTTTTTCTTTGAAAAGAAAAGGATAAAAGAATTTGTCGGCGATATGGCCCAGACAATTCAGTATGACCATATAACCACAAGAGAGGCGGTGGTTAAATATTCTATAAATGCCTTGTTCATCATAGGCGCTGCCACATGGCTTCCATTTATAGGCGATAGACTTGCTGAAGAGACAGGTCTTGGAAGGAGTTTTGTCGGGACTGTTTTCATAGCCTTGACCACATCGCTTCCTGAAGTGGTGGTATCCATCGCAGCCCTTAAAATTGGCGCAACGGATATGGCCATAGCAAACCTCTTTGGAAGCAATATATTCAATATCTTCATCCTTGCCATAGACGATATATTTTATACCAAAGGGCTCATCCTTGCTCATGTCTCAATGAATCACGCTGTTACAGGATTTATGGCCGTGCTAATGACCGGGATTGCCGTTGTAGGATTGACATACAGGCTTGAGAAGAAGGCATTTTTGAGGCTTGGGTGGGATGCTGTAGCCATAATCATCGCATATCTTGTAAATATATATATCCTCTATTCACTGCGAGGGCAGGGATAA
- a CDS encoding HAD-IIB family hydrolase — translation MAKIIMFTDLDGTLLHPKTYFFDAAMPALKLIKEKDIPLILCSSKTRTEIEVYRKKLDNQHPFISENGGGIFIPEGYFGFNPPKAEEGDLRDGCRMITLGKSYSEIRKAFITIRERLGIKAKGFGDMSVKEIAALAGLTLTEAELAKQREFDEPFLFEDLSPQVLSGEGEMRIKEFLKAIEDACLHWTQGRFYHILGDNDKGKAVRVLKGFYEKAYGRIKTIGLGDRFNDLPLLKQVDYPVLVQDEDGSYDARVNMPNLIRADGIGPEGWNKEVIKVIEADVKKAHKQYIFP, via the coding sequence ATGGCAAAGATAATAATGTTTACAGACCTTGACGGCACATTACTGCACCCGAAAACCTATTTTTTTGACGCAGCGATGCCTGCACTCAAACTGATAAAGGAAAAAGATATACCCCTCATCCTCTGCTCAAGCAAGACAAGGACGGAAATAGAGGTTTACCGAAAGAAGCTTGATAACCAACACCCCTTTATTTCTGAAAATGGGGGAGGGATATTTATTCCGGAGGGATATTTCGGTTTTAATCCGCCTAAGGCGGAGGAGGGTGACTTGAGAGATGGTTGCCGTATGATTACCTTAGGCAAGTCATACAGCGAAATAAGAAAGGCCTTTATTACAATTCGTGAAAGGCTGGGGATAAAGGCAAAAGGCTTTGGCGATATGAGCGTTAAAGAGATAGCAGCCCTGGCAGGCCTGACATTAACAGAGGCAGAGCTTGCAAAACAGAGGGAATTTGATGAACCTTTTTTATTTGAAGATTTGTCCCCGCAGGTCTTAAGCGGGGAAGGGGAGATGCGGATTAAAGAGTTTTTAAAGGCAATTGAAGACGCATGTCTTCATTGGACTCAGGGAAGGTTTTACCATATCCTTGGAGATAACGATAAAGGGAAGGCAGTTAGAGTTCTGAAGGGGTTTTACGAAAAGGCCTATGGCAGGATTAAGACAATAGGTCTTGGAGATAGGTTCAACGACCTTCCGCTGTTAAAGCAAGTGGATTATCCTGTGCTTGTTCAGGATGAAGATGGTTCTTATGATGCAAGGGTGAATATGCCAAATCTGATAAGGGCGGACGGCATTGGTCCTGAGGGGTGGAATAAGGAAGTGATAAAAGTAATAGAAGCAGACGTTAAAAAAGCGCACAAACAGTATATTTTTCCCTGA
- a CDS encoding glycerate kinase, translating into MRRKELYSIFYAGVEAVDPYRLVLQAVRLDERNLKIGDMSYDLNHFKNIIVIGAGKAAAPMAQAIESVLGRFIADGRIIVKYGHAAILKRIKVMEASHPVPDEAGVKETENIIKMLQRADEQTLVICLISGGASALLVSPADSITLEDKKIVTELLLKAGATIDELNTVRKHLSKVKGGRLIQIASPVAVVTLILSDVIGDRLDVIASGPTTPDPTTFKDAMAVIKKYRIEKRLPSKVLKLLRQGINGMIKDTPKGDESFFRKTKAVVIGSLKNAIASARGKAISLGFNTDIITYELQGEARDAARYLSARAIEVRNSTKKRGNPRCLISGGETTVTVKGKGVGGRNQELALSFAMEIEGMKGIIMLSAGTDGTDGPTDAAGAIVNGNTAILARELGIIPEIYLENNNSYNFFKRLDFLSKRRYHFLTGPTGTNVMDIQIILVER; encoded by the coding sequence ATGAGACGAAAAGAACTTTATTCTATATTTTACGCTGGGGTGGAGGCGGTGGATCCATACAGGCTTGTTTTGCAGGCCGTGCGCCTTGATGAGAGGAATCTCAAGATTGGAGATATGTCCTATGACCTGAACCATTTTAAAAATATCATAGTAATCGGGGCTGGCAAGGCAGCAGCCCCAATGGCTCAGGCAATAGAATCCGTCTTAGGCAGGTTTATTGCCGATGGCAGAATAATCGTGAAATACGGTCATGCAGCAATACTGAAAAGGATAAAGGTGATGGAGGCGTCTCATCCTGTGCCTGATGAGGCTGGGGTAAAAGAGACAGAGAATATTATCAAAATGCTGCAAAGGGCTGATGAACAAACCCTCGTTATATGCCTCATCTCAGGCGGCGCTTCTGCCTTATTGGTCTCGCCTGCTGACAGCATAACTCTTGAAGACAAAAAGATTGTAACAGAGCTTCTTCTCAAGGCGGGCGCAACGATAGATGAGTTAAACACTGTCCGAAAGCATTTATCCAAAGTAAAAGGAGGAAGGCTTATCCAGATTGCATCTCCTGTTGCTGTAGTAACCCTCATACTCTCGGATGTCATAGGCGACAGGCTTGATGTGATAGCATCAGGCCCGACAACGCCTGACCCTACTACATTCAAGGATGCAATGGCTGTAATAAAAAAATATCGCATTGAAAAAAGACTGCCCTCAAAGGTATTAAAGCTTTTAAGGCAGGGTATCAACGGCATGATAAAGGATACCCCAAAGGGAGATGAGTCTTTTTTTAGAAAGACAAAGGCTGTTGTTATCGGAAGCCTTAAAAATGCGATTGCCTCTGCAAGGGGAAAGGCCATATCTCTCGGTTTTAACACTGATATCATCACCTATGAGCTTCAGGGAGAGGCAAGAGATGCCGCCAGATACCTATCTGCAAGGGCTATAGAGGTGCGGAATTCCACAAAAAAAAGGGGAAATCCTCGCTGCCTCATTTCTGGTGGAGAAACAACTGTTACTGTCAAGGGAAAGGGAGTTGGCGGCAGGAATCAGGAGCTTGCCCTATCCTTTGCAATGGAGATAGAAGGGATGAAAGGGATAATCATGCTTTCTGCTGGCACAGACGGAACAGACGGGCCTACAGATGCTGCCGGCGCAATCGTAAATGGAAATACTGCGATATTGGCAAGGGAACTTGGCATTATCCCGGAAATTTACCTTGAGAATAACAACTCCTATAACTTTTTTAAGAGGCTTGATTTCCTGTCTAAGAGAAGATACCATTTCCTGACAGGCCCTACAGGAACGAATGTTATGGATATACAAATTATACTTGTGGAGAGATGA
- a CDS encoding cation:proton antiporter, producing MDVSEFFLKLLLIIISAKFFAEVFTYLHLPSVLGEVIAGIIIGPSLLGFIEPDATFHLLAEIGILLLLFEVGLETDVGQIIKVGIQSTLVAITGVVIPAAFGFWVSYNWFGLPLIASLFVGGTIVATSIGITVRVLTDLKKQSTVVSKIVLGAAVLDDVIGVVVLAVLYDFAVKGTVSIMDTGRILLFITVFLIFAPVITKMFVPMMAKLSSASKTKGMIPALIVSLILGLAVISHKVGAPEILGSFAAGIAMARRFFLPLGSTNAHYSHKMAEKIEESMKPIIELFVPVFFVMVGASIDFRVIDITSGAFWGFAGILTVIAIITKMTSGLWVRGGWNKKLSTGIAMVPRGEVGLIFAEIGKRSKIFDETTYAVIIFVVAFTTLFAPLALKYVMKDDDKDPS from the coding sequence ATGGATGTATCCGAGTTTTTTCTTAAATTGCTCTTGATAATCATTTCCGCAAAATTTTTTGCCGAGGTGTTTACATATCTGCATCTTCCCTCTGTTCTTGGTGAAGTTATAGCAGGGATTATCATTGGCCCAAGTTTATTAGGTTTTATAGAGCCTGATGCGACATTTCATCTCCTTGCCGAAATCGGGATACTCCTTCTCCTCTTTGAGGTGGGGCTTGAGACCGATGTGGGGCAGATTATCAAGGTGGGTATTCAATCTACCCTTGTGGCAATAACAGGCGTTGTAATTCCTGCAGCGTTTGGTTTCTGGGTATCATATAACTGGTTTGGGCTACCTTTGATAGCATCCCTTTTTGTAGGCGGAACCATTGTCGCCACCAGTATCGGCATTACCGTAAGGGTTCTGACAGATTTAAAGAAGCAGAGTACAGTTGTTTCAAAGATTGTATTAGGCGCTGCTGTTCTGGATGATGTAATCGGTGTCGTCGTGCTGGCAGTGCTATATGACTTTGCCGTAAAAGGGACTGTCAGCATCATGGATACAGGAAGGATTCTGCTTTTCATTACAGTATTCCTGATATTCGCGCCTGTTATTACAAAAATGTTTGTACCCATGATGGCAAAACTTTCATCCGCAAGTAAAACAAAGGGCATGATACCGGCCCTTATTGTATCACTGATACTGGGTCTGGCTGTCATCTCCCATAAAGTCGGTGCGCCGGAGATTTTAGGCTCGTTTGCAGCAGGCATTGCCATGGCAAGAAGATTCTTCCTTCCTCTGGGTTCAACCAATGCACATTACAGCCATAAGATGGCGGAAAAGATAGAAGAAAGCATGAAACCGATAATAGAACTATTTGTTCCGGTATTTTTTGTTATGGTTGGCGCCTCTATAGATTTTAGGGTAATTGATATTACATCAGGTGCATTCTGGGGTTTTGCAGGAATACTTACTGTAATTGCCATAATCACAAAGATGACAAGCGGCTTATGGGTGAGAGGCGGCTGGAATAAAAAACTCTCAACAGGGATTGCCATGGTGCCCAGAGGCGAGGTAGGGCTTATATTTGCAGAGATCGGCAAAAGGAGCAAAATATTTGATGAAACCACCTATGCTGTTATTATCTTCGTTGTAGCATTTACAACACTCTTTGCTCCACTGGCACTCAAATATGTAATGAAGGATGACGATAAAGACCCTTCTTAA